One Tachypleus tridentatus isolate NWPU-2018 chromosome 3, ASM421037v1, whole genome shotgun sequence DNA window includes the following coding sequences:
- the LOC143246629 gene encoding aspartyl/asparaginyl beta-hydroxylase-like — protein sequence MSDKEPRKRRKKKELHKKEDLSAEESVPTSREKSQEHTSKESERNANELLVCNEPNGFAKCVFFILFSILVVTVAAVFLALHGADRGALDFMSESEHLDNEDPLFRAEIHPDWEETEDEEGWQLVVEPREHEEMIEDIVEGLEEKIETPRAEEAVQYISDVEDLDKETDKVNGEENKDLAGDLSVEIEEDNRETETEEIPKDVQFVDMLEKTLDQNLSYSSEELTSPHPGASTPEEIAQSPSQDEESSSLSRNDEQGSSPHDKDILTQEEVSEKQIVFHKSTDQADQPVQSDAVPETLPDVSQKTSDDDKSVEWDAQHIIREEEHIAVPASPMYEKEDITNSIDFEIKDELDEADGDLEKSPEKALKHFEQLLRQHPQSPRAVYGKAQSFDRMAEQQHSNSLLEQAVAAYQDVLNMPNVPDKLYLLSANRAVDRMRFRGLLGKALNLQKHLANRYPENIDIHNQLAVTYLLVGKGQEAKKVLKKIIKKHPDNGYAKVHYGFILKTEDNNYEDGIKFLREGIGTREPGVIDGRFFFHLGDALSRVGKKDEAMEVYEQGVKEGVFLSAYQRSLYNVKGLKGQPWWMPEETTYYNYILLLEKNWKIIKNEALAILNEQQSGFRPESEGLRDTGDWKQFEMFARGQKFAKIVTRCLGPVL from the exons atgtctgatAAAGAACCAAGGAAACGAAGGAAAAAGAAGGAACTTCATAAAAAAG AGGACTTGTCTGCAGAGGAATCTGTTCCAACATCTCGAGAGAAATCCCAAGAGCACACTTCTAAAGAAAGTGAGCGGAATGCTAATGAACTGTTAGTTTGTAACGAGCCCAATGGATTtgcaaaatgtgtttttttcattcttttctcCATTCTCGTAGTTACTGTTGCTGCTGTGTTTTTAGCTCTTCatggtgctgata GAGGAGCATTAGATTTCATGAGTGAATCTGAACATTTAGACAATGAAGATCCTTTATTTCGTGCTGAAATTCATCCAGATTGGGAAGAAACGGAGGATGAAGAAGGGTGGCAACTAGTTGTAGAACCTAGAG AACATGAAGAAATGATTGAAGACATCGTGGAAGGATTAGAGGAAAAGATTGAAACACCTCGTGCAGAAGAAGCTGTACAATATATATCAGATGTTGAAGATTTGGATAAAGAAACAGATAAAGTTAATGGTGAAGAAAACAAAGACCTTGCTGGTGATTTATCAGTAGAAATAGAAGAAGATAATAGAGAGACAGAAACTGAAGAGATTCCAAAAGATGTACAGTTTGTAGATATGTTAGAGAAAACATTAGATCAAAATCTTTCTTATTCTTCTGAAGAATTAACTAGTCCTCACCCAGGTGCAAGCACCCCAGAAGAAATTGCTCAAAGCCCTAGTCAGGATGAAGAAAGTAGTAGTTTATCAAGAAACGACGAACAAGGTTCTAGTCCACACGACAAAGATATCTTGACTCAAGAAGAAGTCAGTGAAAAACAGATTGTTTTCCACAAGTCAACAGATCAGGCAGATCAACCCGTCCAGTCTGATGCTGTCCCAGAAACCCTGCCAGACGTTTCACAAAAAACAAGTGATGATGACAAATCTGTTGAGTGGGATGCTCAACATATCATTCGTGAAGAGGAACATATTGCTGTTCCTGCAAGTCCAATGTATGAAAAAGAAGATATAACAAATAGCATTGATTTTGAGATAAAAGACGAATTAGACGAAGCAGACGGTGATTTAGAGAAA TCTCCGGAGAAAGCTTTAAAACACTTTGAACAGCTCCTGAGGCAGCATCCTCAAAGTCCTCGTGCAGTATATGGGAAGGCTCAAAGCTTTGACAGAATGGCAGAACAGCAACACAGTAATTCCTTATTAGAACAAGCAGTTGCTGCCTACCAAGATGTTCTCAATATGCCCAATGTTccagataaattatatttactttctGCTAACCGGGCAGTAGATAGGATGAGATTTAGAG GGCTCTTAGGAAAAGCTCTAAACTTACAAAAGCATTTAGCCAACAGATATCCAGAAAACATTGATATCCATAATCAATTGGCTGTAACGTACTTGCTAGTTGGTAAAGGTCAAGAAGCTAAGAAAGTGTTAAAGAAG attattaaaaaacaccCAGATAATGGATATGCCAAAGTTCATTACGGTTTTATTTTGAAGACGGAGGACAATAACTATGAGGATGGAATTAAGTTCCTGCGTGAAGGGATTGGAACACGAGAACCTGGTGTTATAGATGGAAGGTTCTTTTTTCACCTGGGCGATGCACTTTCTAGAGTTGGAAAGAAGGATGAG GCTATGGAAGTGTATGAGCAAGGTGTGAAAGAGGGAGTCTTCCTATCTGCATATCAGAGATCTCTTTACAATGTGAAAGGGCTAAAAGGCCAACCCTGGTGGATGCCAGAAGAAACAACATATTACAACTACATTCTG CTGTTAGAGAAAAACTGgaagataattaaaaatgaagCTCTTGCCATCCTAAATGAACAGCAGTCAGGTTTTCGGCCAGAGAGTGAAGGGTTGCGTGACACAGGCGACTGGAAGCAGTTTGAAATGTTTGCTAGAG gCCAGAAATTTGCAAAAATTGTGACAAGGTGCCTCGGACCTGTGCTTTGA